One Amaranthus tricolor cultivar Red isolate AtriRed21 chromosome 1, ASM2621246v1, whole genome shotgun sequence DNA window includes the following coding sequences:
- the LOC130822159 gene encoding uncharacterized protein LOC130822159 has product NNNNNNNNNNNNNNNNNNNNNYNNNNSNNSNNSNNNNNNNNNNNNNNNNNNNNNNINNNNNNNNNKNNNNNNNNNNNNNNNNNSNNNNNNNNNNNSNNKNKNNNNNNNNNNNNNNNNNNNNNNNNNTNNNNNNNNNNNNNNNNNNNNNNNNNNNNNNNNNNNNNNNNNNNINNNNNNNNNNNNNNNNNNNNNNNNNKNNSNNNNNNNNNNNNNNNNNNNNNNNNKNNNNNNNNNNNNI; this is encoded by the exons aataataataataataataataataataataataataataataataataataataataataattataacaataataatagtaataatagtaataatagtaacaataataataataataataataataataataataataataataataataataataataataatattaataataataataataataataataataagaataataataataataataataataataataataataataataataataatagtaataataataataataataataataataataatagtaataataaaaataaaaataataataataataataataataataataataataataataataataataataataataataataataataatactaataataataataataataataataataataataataataataataataataataataataataataataataat aataataataataataataataataataataataataataataataataataatataaataataataataataataataataataataataataataataataataataataataataataataataataataaaaataatagtaataataataataataataataataataataataataataataataataataataataataataataataataaaaataataataataataataataataataataataatatt
- the LOC130822143 gene encoding uncharacterized protein LOC130822143 yields the protein NNNNNNNNNNNNNNNNNNNNNNNNNNNNNNNNNNNNNNNINNNSKNSNNSNNNNNNNNNNNNNNNNNNNNNNNNNNNNNNNSNNSNNSNNNSNNNNNNNNNNNNNNNNNNNNSNNSNNNNNNNNNNNNNNNHINNNNNLNNNNNNNNNNNNYYNNNNNNNNNNNNNNNNNNNNNNNRKNSNNSNNNNNNNNNNNNNNNNNKNSNNNNNNNNNNNNNNNNNNNNNNNNNNNNNNNKKNNNNSNNNNNSN from the coding sequence aataataataataataataataataataataataataataataataataataataataataataataataataataataataataataataataataataataataataataataatattaataataatagtaaaaatagtaataatagtaataataataataataataataataataataataataataataataataataataataataataataataataataataataataataataatagtaataatagtaataatagtaataataatagtaataataataataataataataataataataataataataataataataataataataatagtaataatagtaacaataataataataataataataataataataataataataatcatattaataataataataatttaaataataataataataataataataataataataattattataataataataataataataataataataataataataataataataataataataataataataataatagaaaaaatagtaataatagtaataataataataataataataataataataataataataataataataataaaaatagtaataacaataataataataataataataataataataataataataataataataataataataataataataataataataataataataataaaaaaaataataataatagtaataataataataatagtaat